In the Dioscorea cayenensis subsp. rotundata cultivar TDr96_F1 chromosome 12, TDr96_F1_v2_PseudoChromosome.rev07_lg8_w22 25.fasta, whole genome shotgun sequence genome, one interval contains:
- the LOC120273586 gene encoding 26S proteasome non-ATPase regulatory subunit 11 homolog has translation MSSSFIPATTESVAQALEAKDPLESISILYRILEDPSSSSEALRIKEQAITNLSDLLRQEKKAEELCNLLTQLRPFFSLIPKAKTAKIVRGIIDAVAKIPGTSDLQISLCKEMVEWTRAEKRTFLRQRVEARLAALLMENKEYTEALSLLSNLIKEVRRLDDKLLLVDIDLLESKLHFSLRNMPKAKAALTAARTAANAIYVPPAQQGSIDLQSGILHAEEKDYKTAYSYFFEAFEAFNALEDPRAVFSLKYMLLCKIMVSQADDVAGVISSKAGLQYLGPELDAMKAVADAHSKRSLKFFETALRDYKAQLEEDPIVHRHLSSLYDTLLEQNLCRLIEPFVRVEISHIAELIELPVDHVEKKLSQMILDKKFAGTLDQGAGCLIIFDDPKVDAIFPATLETISNIGKVVDSLYVRSAKIMA, from the coding sequence ATGTCATCTTCATTTATTCCAGCCACCACAGAGTCAGTAGCGCAGGCTTTAGAAGCCAAAGATCCATTGGAATCCATTTCTATACTGTACCGCATACTAGAAGACCCCTCCTCTTCTTCAGAAGCCTTGCGTATAAAAGAACAGGCCATCACAAACCTCTCTGACCTTCTTCGTCAAGAGAAGAAAGCGGAAGAACTCTGCAACCTTCTCACTCAATTGAGGCCCTTCTTTTCTTTGATTCCCAAGGCCAAGACTGCAAAAATTGTAAGGGGAATCATCGATGCGGTTGCTAAGATACCTGGCACATCAGATCTGCAGATATCCCTGTGCAAGGAGATGGTAGAATGGACTCGTGCTGAGAAGCGGACGTTTCTTCGGCAACGAGTTGAAGCAAGACTCGCAGCCCTCCTGATGGAAAACAAAGAATACACTGAAGCTCTATCTCTTCTCTCAAATTTGATCAAAGAGGTCAGAAGATTGGATGACAAATTACTGCTTGTGGATATTGACCTGCTGGAGAGCAAGCTTCACTTCTCTCTGCGGAATATGCCCAAAGCCAAAGCAGCTCTCACTGCAGCAAGAACAGCAGCCAATGCAATCTATGTGCCCCCTGCTCAGCAAGGTTCCATAGATCTGCAGAGCGGAATTCTTCATGCTGAAGAGAAGGATTACAAGACTGCTTACAGTTATTTCTTTGAAGCATTTGAAGCCTTCAATGCACTTGAGGATCCTCGAGCAGTCTTCAGTTTGAAGTACATGCTTCTGTGCAAAATCATGGTGAGTCAGGCAGATGATGTTGCTGGGGTAATTTCCTCAAAGGCTGGACTGCAATACCTTGGCCCTGAGTTGGATGCTATGAAGGCGGTTGCTGATGCTCACTCCAAAAGGTCTCTCAAATTCTTTGAAACAGCCTTGCGGGATTACAAGGCACAACTGGAGGAAGACCCAATCGTCCATAGGCACCTCTCGTCATTGTATGACACACTCTTGGAGCAAAATCTCTGCAGGTTAATCGAGCCATTTGTGAGGGTTGAGATCAGCCATATTGCCGAGCTCATAGAACTTCCTGTTGACCATGTGGAGAAGAAGCTGTCTCAGATGATTCTTGACAAGAAATTTGCTGGGACTCTTGATCAAGGAGCAGGATGCCTCATCATATTCGATGATCCCAAGGTGGACGCCATCTTCCCGGCAACACTTGAAACTATTTCCAACATCGGCAAGGTTGTGGACAGCCTCTATGTGAGATCTGCAAAGATTATGGCTTAG
- the LOC120273585 gene encoding serine/threonine-protein kinase AtPK2/AtPK19-like, which yields MGLTDILPSEQEELDFSDVFGPDPQSLAQENVVASEDSLATSGSCEKVYNDPEVVYSRSHSLVGPTACVMLTRQLSKLMLHESEDSLELIECANDEGEVEQEDSSICTTQEDVSEGVVGLDHFEVLKVVGQGAFGKVFQVRKKGSSDIYAMKVMRKDKIMEKNHSDYMKAERDILTKVDHPFIVPLRYSFQTKYRLYLVLDFVNGGHLFFQLYRHGLFREELARVYAAEIVSAVSHLHANGIMHRDLKPENILLDADGHAMLTDFGLAKEFEENTRSNSMCGTVEYMAPEIVLGKGHDKAADWWSVGVLLFEMLTGKPPFTGGNRDKIQQKIVKDKIKLPPFLSSEAHSLLKGLLQKESSKRLGSGPGGSDEIKNHKWFKSINWRKLNAREIQPSFRPNVTGKNCIVNIDECWTNMTLVDSPVSTPVAGDSNFTGFTYVRPSPFLQKPPNSL from the exons atgggTCTCACTGATATTCTTCCTTCTGAGCAAGAGGAACTTGATTTTTCTGATGTTTTTGGTCCTGATCCTCAATCCTTGGCTCAAGAAAATGTGGTGGCATCTGAGGATTCCTTAGCAACATCTGGTTCATGTGAGAAAGTATACAATGACCCGGAGGTTGTTTACAGCCGATCACATTCTCTGGTAGGACCTACAGCTTGTGTTATGTTAACCAGGCAGCTCAGCAAGCTTATGCTGCATGAATCTGAGGACTCATTGGAGCTCATAGAATGTGCCAATGATGAGGGAGAAGTTGAACAAGAGGACTCATCCATCTGCACTACTCAAGAAGATGTTAGTGAGGGTGTGGTGGGGCTTGATCATTTTGAAGTCTTGAAGGTAGTTGGACAAGGTGCATTTGGAAAGGTATTTCAGGTGCGGAAAAAGGGCTCTTCAGATATCTACGCCATGAAGGTAATGAGAAAGGATAAGATTATGGAAAAAAATCATTCTGACTACATGAAAGCTGAGAGGGATATATTAACAAAAGTTGATCATCCTTTCATCGTGCCACTAAGATACTCGTTTCAG ACAAAATATCGCTTGTACCTTGTGCTGGATTTTGTTAATGGGGGTCACCTTTTTTTTCAGCTTTATCGTCATGGTTTATTCAG GGAGGAACTGGCAAGAGTCTATGCTGCTGAAATAGTATCTGCTGTTTCCCACCTTCATGCAAATGGCATAATGCACAGGGACCTTAAACCAGAAAACATCCTGCTGGATGCTGATGGCCAT GCCATGCTCACTGACTTCGGTCTGGCAAAGGAATTTGAAGAGAACACCAGATCTAATTCCATGTGTGGGACAGTTGAATACATGGCACCTGAAATTGTTCTAGGGAAAGGCCACGACAAGGCTGCTGATTGGTGGAGTGTTGGTGTTCTTCTCTTCGAAATGCTTACTGGAAAG CCCCCTTTTACTGGTGGCAACCGAGATAAGATTCAGCAAAAAATAGTGAAGGACAAAATAAAACTCCCACCCTTCTTATCAAGTGAAGCACATTCACTGCTGAAAGGG TTATTGCAGAAAGAATCAAGCAAGCGTCTTGGCAGTGGACCTGGTGGCAGTGATGAGATAAAGAACCACAAATGGTTCAAATCTATCAATTGGAGGAAATTGAATGCCCGGGAAATCCAGCCGAGCTTCCGCCCCAATGTCACCGGCAAGAACTGCATTGTCAACATCGATGAGTGCTGGACGAACATGACACTAGTGGATTCTCCAGTCTCCACACCAGTTGCAGGAGACAGTAATTTCACAGGGTTTACTTATGTGAGGCCGTCACCATTTCTTCAGAAACCACCGAATTCTCTTTGA
- the LOC120273587 gene encoding ubiquitin-conjugating enzyme E2 28-like, with protein MASKRILKELKDLQKDPPTSCSAGPVGEDMFHWQATIMGPPDSPYSGGVFLVNIHFPPDYPFKPPKVAFKTKVFHPNINSNGSICLDILKEQWSPALTISKVLLSICSLLTDPNPDDPLVPEIAQMYKTDRAKYESTARGWTQKYAMG; from the exons ATGGCGTCAAAGAGAATTTTGAAGGAATTGAAGGACTTGCAGAAGGATCCTCCCACCTCCTGCAGCGCAG GTCCTGTTGGGGAAGATATGTTCCATTGGCAAGCTACAATCATGGGACCCCCTGATAGTCCATATTCTGGAGGGGTGTTTTTAGTAAATATTCATTTTCCACCAGACTATCCTTTCAAGCCCCCAAAG GTTGCTTTCAAGACTAAGGTCTTTCATCCCAACATCAATAGCAATGGAAGCATATGCCTGGATATACTGAAAGAGCAATGGAGCCCAGCCCTGACCATATCCAAG GTCCTGCTTTCGATTTGCTCTCTGCTGACCGATCCAAATCCAGATGACCCTCTTGTTCCGGAGATCGCCCAAATGTACAAGACTGACAGAGCCAAGTACGAGTCCACAGCCCGCGGCTGGACACAGAAGTATGCCATGGGATGA